The following nucleotide sequence is from Leopardus geoffroyi isolate Oge1 chromosome A1, O.geoffroyi_Oge1_pat1.0, whole genome shotgun sequence.
AAGTAGAGACCTCTTGTGTGGTTAgaatttgtttcttgatttttttttttgcctcctaaTTCTTTATTCTGTGGGTAGAACTAGAGATGACCTGAGGGTTGTTTCATCTAACCTGTCATATTACTGCTTGGGAGACTGTCACCCAGGAGAGGAAGTGAATTCCTCAGTGTCTTCCAACAGGTTTTAGGAAGGGTGGGGACTGTTTTGTCTTTGCAAGTCTAGAGAGGATGTGACAATGGCTCCCTCTAGGGCACTGGGAAAGctatattttcctgatgacatctGGCTATTAGATTTGGATGAGAGTGTTGAAGTCGTCTCTCCTGCTGACCCACCTACAAATGCCTATATTTCTAACTCTTGGGAAAAAGTTTCTGCTTGCTGCTCCTCCacactttgtatatatttttctgtttggataTTTTCTACTCTACCCCTTCTTCTTGAAGGAACTCAGTGCTCTGCTATTTTTACAAACATGCTTTGGTGTTTTTGCTCCCCGGCCTACCTGcagtttcctttcatttcatagCTGTGTCATGAATCTGACTACTTTCTGATGCAGATCTCCCCAACACAATTCCCAGTGAGCCTCTTTATGAGTCTCTTACACACAGCGTAGGGCTTTGACATGTCTGATCTAAGGGGTGCAGGACTGCCTTCTTACTATTAAATATCCCCAACATTGCCCAACTGAAACAATATGTATTATGGCTTCTTGGTAAGACTTTACAGGGAGAAATTTGCATCTCAGTGGAGGAGACTAGGAAGTGTCAGGCCATGACTATTGAGACTCTGCTCATATTGGAAGCACCTGTTTCTGCCTGAAGGGCCAGGAGCTGCTATGAGAAGACTTTGATGGGGAAGGACTtcaaagagaggcagaaaggtTGCAGGCAAAGTGGTCTGCTCCACTTTCCCAACAGGATGAAAAAGTCTGTGATGCTGGGCTCTCACAGTCCCCAGAGTCCCAGAAGTCAGAGAGCTCATTGTGGCATTAATAAGAGAGTTCTGCCCCTATGCCTGGCTTCCCACTTCACTTAGGTGCTCCCTCTGTTTCTATTCCTCATCCCACTTGTGTTTTTGCTTTCCCCCTGATCCTTCCTTCTTAGcatctgtgttctctctttctcactaaGTCTATGTTCCCTGCCCTCTATTacattgtctctgttttcttttttctttctttcttttttttttttttttttttttggtctcttctgGGAGATAACATTTCTGATGGTctaacattttctgtatttttctcctgTATCTTGTCTCCTTTAGCTTGACATTTTCTCATTACTGCTTttatctctcccttcttcctttggtCTACTGTTACTGTTGCTCTCCCTTTAACTCCTCATCTTTTCTCTCATGACTCACTGCATTCTGTGCTGTCACTCTGTGAGGCATACTGTCATGCCCTAGGACAGGACTCTCAATTGCTCTAAGTGTATGACTGTAGTGTGTATGGCCAGGTAGCTCTGACAACAGAGATCCCATACAACACCCTAGATGTGACATCAAGAATAGTATACAGTGTTACTTTCTCTGTAAAAAAAGTTAACAACTATGAATTTCTTACTTTTACTTGAAAAATTCCTAGTTGTTTCTtgtacaagtttttaaaatattatgctaCAAAGCAAGCTTTAAAAGACAAGATATGCCAGATACATTACTTACCTGCTTATATGACAATCTTCACTTACATTCAAGGAATACACAAAGAAATTCTTGTCAAAAATTGAAATATTGCAGGTCAAACTAGAGTCCTTTTTTTGACCCTAACCCCACCCAATTCTAACCCTTTCTCCAAGGTAATTATTGTTATCATACTCTGTGTCCTTTAGTAATTTATGTATAGTTGTTGCtcgtattcttttcttttaatttttaaatgtgtacttatttttgagagagagagagacagtgcaagcaggagaggggcagagagagagagggagacacgaatccaaagcaggcttcaggctctgagctgtcagcacagagcccgatgcggggcttgaactcatggactgcgagatcatgacctaagctgaagttggacacttaaccgactgagccacctaggcgcccctcatttacaaagtttcttagaaaatactttaagattttacatctggaaaataaaaacccTCTCTATCTCAGTTTTCCGACTTAAGAGGATAATGATGAATCTTCTAGGGCAGTTATGCAGATTAAATGTGAGGATGTGGCAGAGTGTTCATTGTAAGACCTGGCACATAAGAAATGGTCAAGTAATGCCAGCTTTTGTCACTTCTAAACTACTAGGCATTGCTTATGTTATCACCTTCAATCTTTAATATCACTCTATATGATACTGTTAACCTTATCTGGGATAAGGAAGCTGAAGTTCAAAATTTTGCATAAGTGCTCAGTTCACAAAGTTGACACATGCCCTTGTTGTTTTAGTACTTTTTCCTGAAAAAGCAAATCCTTAAGTGAAGCTGGCCTTTGTAGGAGAGGCAACTATAAAGACTGAAGAACAACCAATTCCTAGCAGAGACAGAAGCAATGATCACTTCAGCAATAAATAGCTCTAAATTTGCTTCTCAGTTATGTGAAGAAAGTCCTAGGAGTTAAAACAATGTCATTAGCAACAgcttgcttctttccttaaaagtttttcctgtttttaaaaaattgtatcttaattccagtatacttaacatacattgttatattatgttcaggtgtacaatgtaatgtaatgattcaatacttctatatatcacccagtgctcatcatgacaagtgcacttcttaatccctatcacatatttaacccatccccacatccacctcccctctggtaaccatcagtttgttctttatagttaagagtctgtttcttaatttgtctctctttttttcctttgttcatttgttttgtttctgaatttccacatgagtgaaatcatatggtttttgtctttctctgacttatttcacttagcataatactctctagctccatgaATGtcattgcaaagggcaagatttcattcttttttatggttgaataatatttatatataaaccacttcgtatatatcacttctttatttATCAATCAATgaatacttgggctgcttccataatttagttattgtaaataatgatactAAAAACATACGGGTGCATGTaatttttgggtaaatacacaataatgtgattactggatcatatggtagttctatttttaactattgaggaaactccatactattttccacagtgaaatCCTGTATCTTTGTtagagattctttttctttttaaacagaaatttaaagagTTTATTCTAAACCCAGTAACATTTAAAGAGGACAGCACATTGGGCAAAGTTTTGATGTCTCAATATTGTGGCACTAAACATACACCTCCTGCTTCCAGATCACAAGACTTTGGCACGTCCCTCTGCAGGAACAATGGCCTGGGTGGGAAACCAGACTCTGATCTCCCACTTCATCCTCCTGGGCCTTTTCACCCAGTCACCACTgcacttcttcctcttttccatcaTCATGGTCATGTTCCTGGTGGCCCTCTCTGGAAATGGGCTCATGATCCTCCTCATCAATGTCGATTCTCGCCTGCACaaccccatgtacttcttcctcagcTGGCTGTCACTCATGGATCTCATGCTCATCTCCACCATTGTGCCACGGATGGCCACTGACTTCCTCCTGGGCCATGGCGCCATCTCCTTCACAGGCTGTGGGCTTCAGatcctcttcttcctcactcTCTTGGGGGATGAGTGTTTTCTGCTGGCCttcatggcctatgaccgctatgtaGCCATCAGCAACCCACTGAGGTACTCAGTGGTCATGAGCCGCCGTGTCTGCTGGCTCATGGTGACAGTGTCCTGGCTCTTTGGCCTGGTGGATGGACTTATCCAGGCCATCTTCACCCTGCACTTCCCCTACTGTGGCTCCCAGGAGGTTGATCACTTCTTCTGTGAGGTCCCTGCCATACTGAAGCTGGCCTGTGCTGACACCTCCCTCTATGAGACC
It contains:
- the LOC123599259 gene encoding olfactory receptor 56-like, yielding MAWVGNQTLISHFILLGLFTQSPLHFFLFSIIMVMFLVALSGNGLMILLINVDSRLHNPMYFFLSWLSLMDLMLISTIVPRMATDFLLGHGAISFTGCGLQILFFLTLLGDECFLLAFMAYDRYVAISNPLRYSVVMSRRVCWLMVTVSWLFGLVDGLIQAIFTLHFPYCGSQEVDHFFCEVPAILKLACADTSLYETMIYVCCILMLLLPFSVISASYLQILAAVLHMRSAEGRQKAFATCSSHMAVVSLFYGAAMITYMRPQAYHSSKQDKVVSAFYTMITPMLNPLIYSLRNKEVAEALRKLLRRCPCGGGQG